The following proteins come from a genomic window of Polaribacter dokdonensis:
- a CDS encoding DUF4345 domain-containing protein: MLKTKQDITIKIHLLISVCIVIPVAFVYGFKPSSQFEIYPKTLDELNAFKAIMGLYLGFATLWILGTFKPKFLTAALITNMIFMLGLGFGRVLSFLLDGSPTFGFLFGMYAELILGFYGLWVLTYKNSNFAKN, from the coding sequence ATGCTAAAAACAAAACAGGATATTACAATAAAAATACATCTATTAATTTCTGTATGTATTGTAATTCCTGTTGCATTTGTTTATGGCTTTAAGCCCAGTTCTCAATTCGAAATTTACCCAAAAACTTTAGATGAACTCAATGCCTTTAAAGCAATTATGGGCCTTTACTTGGGTTTTGCTACTTTATGGATTTTAGGAACCTTCAAGCCTAAGTTCTTAACTGCTGCTTTAATAACTAATATGATTTTTATGTTGGGTTTAGGCTTTGGTAGGGTACTTAGTTTTCTGCTAGATGGTTCACCAACTTTTGGCTTTTTATTTGGTATGTATGCAGAACTAATTTTAGGTTTTTACGGACTTTGGGTTTTAACATATAAAAACAGTAATTTTGCAAAAAATTAA
- a CDS encoding Ig-like domain-containing protein, whose translation MTTTLQNACMLDVYKKYILIACILLTAINSFAQTDFDNLSYFEDFDTPGYPENTPPGAYWSFYNEIYPNQDSWNKFIPGDGNAYITVDPDITNDLDWIHPFQTLIFGGVAENHRLEVRMKGAVVDGGLVGFLFTYRQEGSIFNEVDIEVVADDSATATHETLPQNNGWTDARFNTWRNANENSARPFTGTKKAIVNDNNEKISLIDDQFHTYTIDWRADRIDFFIDGVLQETITTNIATGKSEVIFGFRQLPWANDFNWSGTQTMVIDYLKIEPIFVETFAADDNFITEFETPIELDVLDNDTKNTSIISFDATSEQGNLITQNNSILTFTPAVSFAGNDSFTYTLEDSEGIQATATVNIKVNERPLEAVNDAISVNVGSNDIAIDVLANDFYGEFGENPTHPLTLPGGKTATASDNGAAIRVYDGQVYYSAPTNFAGIDTFVYTITDANGYADTATVTITVGGDYPAEAANDSFSVDVDTATTLDVLANDMPENVTIISADALSSEGFIVTIENATILYTPTNSFTGMDEFEYTIEDANGNQSSATVALVIEAKTVNSSSLEAIDDVITVNIGSANITIDVLDNDNYGVSGMNTSHPLTLTNGKISTASNNGGPIQVSNGTIIYSAPSHFVGVDSFTYTITDANGFADTATVNITVGGDLPAEAVDDNYSINVDEATSLNVLENDFPANATIINFDTTSQHGFAISLATTELVYEPINGFMGNDSFTYTIEDANGVQSSATVSLTVEEEVIESGPIRAVNDTLALLAESSNTIIDVTENDSFGTFGPNENHPLTLTNGKLTTESNNGGAIRVLNGAIEYSTPSNFTGIDTFEYTITDKKGFAEKAIVRITVTAEPLETAAIDDTFNIHINTATAIDVLENDITNGGSIITFDTTSTEGFTISTDAHLLVYSPTGDFEGQDSFTYTIEDTEGVQSTAIVYLTVEEEVVQTGSVDAIDDEITVTEKAENILIDVTGNDNYGANGPNSSHPLTLTNGKLVTASDNGGDIRVEDGKINYTTPSDFVGTDTFVYTITDGNGFADAATVTINVVAEASSKNSTDTSLNEVDDIAGFNSLLNEFAVYPNPSNGAFKNILFSDINTKGQLMVLDITGKTIFTSKISIAKGKNEFDFNLNLSTGIKFVRIVSSEADFGIKKLIIK comes from the coding sequence ATGACTACAACATTACAGAATGCTTGTATGTTAGACGTATATAAAAAATATATACTTATAGCGTGCATACTCTTAACTGCTATCAATTCTTTTGCACAAACAGACTTTGATAATTTATCCTATTTTGAAGATTTTGACACACCTGGTTATCCTGAAAATACTCCTCCTGGAGCTTATTGGTCTTTTTACAACGAAATTTACCCAAATCAAGATTCTTGGAATAAATTTATTCCTGGAGATGGAAATGCATACATTACTGTAGACCCAGATATTACAAATGATCTAGATTGGATTCACCCTTTTCAAACCTTAATTTTTGGAGGTGTAGCAGAAAATCATCGACTTGAAGTTAGAATGAAAGGAGCTGTTGTAGATGGTGGCTTAGTAGGTTTTCTTTTTACTTATCGTCAAGAAGGATCTATTTTTAATGAAGTTGATATTGAAGTTGTTGCAGATGATAGTGCTACAGCTACTCATGAAACCTTGCCACAAAATAATGGTTGGACAGATGCCAGATTTAATACTTGGAGAAATGCCAATGAAAATTCTGCACGTCCGTTTACAGGCACTAAAAAAGCCATTGTAAATGATAACAATGAAAAAATATCGCTCATAGATGATCAATTTCACACCTATACTATAGATTGGAGAGCAGATAGAATCGATTTTTTTATAGATGGTGTTTTGCAAGAAACCATTACAACAAACATCGCTACTGGCAAATCTGAAGTAATTTTTGGATTTAGACAATTGCCTTGGGCCAATGATTTTAATTGGAGTGGAACACAAACCATGGTTATAGACTACCTTAAAATAGAACCTATTTTTGTAGAAACTTTTGCTGCAGACGATAATTTTATCACAGAATTTGAAACTCCCATAGAATTAGATGTTCTGGACAATGATACAAAAAATACAAGCATAATTTCTTTTGATGCAACCTCTGAACAAGGAAATTTAATAACTCAAAACAATTCTATTTTAACCTTTACACCTGCTGTTAGCTTTGCTGGTAATGATAGTTTTACGTACACTTTAGAAGATTCTGAAGGTATACAAGCTACAGCTACAGTTAACATTAAAGTAAACGAAAGACCTTTAGAGGCCGTTAATGATGCAATTTCTGTAAATGTTGGTAGTAATGATATAGCCATAGATGTTTTAGCAAACGACTTTTATGGTGAGTTTGGAGAAAACCCAACCCACCCATTAACACTTCCTGGAGGAAAGACTGCAACAGCAAGTGATAATGGTGCAGCAATTAGAGTTTACGATGGCCAAGTATATTATAGTGCTCCAACAAATTTTGCAGGTATAGATACATTTGTATATACCATAACTGATGCTAATGGTTATGCAGACACAGCAACTGTTACTATAACTGTTGGAGGAGATTATCCTGCAGAAGCAGCAAATGATAGTTTTTCTGTAGATGTAGATACAGCTACAACTCTAGATGTTTTAGCGAACGATATGCCAGAAAATGTAACTATTATATCAGCTGATGCCTTAAGTTCAGAAGGATTTATAGTAACCATAGAAAACGCTACAATCTTGTATACACCAACTAATAGTTTTACAGGAATGGATGAATTTGAATATACCATAGAAGACGCAAATGGCAATCAATCTAGTGCTACAGTAGCTTTGGTAATTGAAGCAAAAACAGTTAACTCTAGTTCTTTAGAAGCAATAGATGATGTGATAACTGTTAATATTGGTAGTGCAAATATCACCATAGATGTATTAGACAATGACAATTATGGTGTTAGTGGCATGAATACCTCTCATCCACTAACATTAACCAATGGTAAAATTTCTACTGCAAGTAATAATGGAGGTCCTATTCAAGTTTCAAATGGTACAATTATTTATTCAGCTCCATCACATTTTGTAGGGGTAGATTCGTTCACGTATACAATTACAGATGCAAATGGTTTTGCAGATACAGCAACTGTAAATATTACAGTTGGTGGAGATTTACCAGCTGAAGCAGTAGATGATAATTATTCTATAAATGTAGATGAAGCTACAAGTTTAAATGTACTTGAAAATGATTTTCCTGCCAATGCTACTATTATAAATTTTGATACTACAAGTCAACATGGATTTGCAATTTCATTGGCAACTACTGAATTGGTTTATGAACCTATTAATGGTTTTATGGGCAATGATAGTTTTACTTATACTATAGAAGATGCAAATGGAGTACAGTCTAGTGCAACAGTTTCGCTTACAGTAGAAGAAGAAGTTATAGAAAGTGGACCAATTAGAGCTGTTAATGATACTTTAGCTTTACTAGCAGAAAGCAGTAATACAATAATTGATGTAACTGAAAATGATAGTTTTGGAACTTTTGGACCAAATGAAAATCATCCTCTTACCTTAACGAATGGTAAATTAACTACAGAGAGTAATAATGGAGGAGCAATTCGTGTTCTAAATGGAGCTATAGAATACTCAACACCAAGTAATTTTACAGGAATAGACACCTTCGAATATACAATTACAGATAAAAAAGGATTTGCAGAAAAAGCCATTGTAAGAATAACAGTTACTGCAGAACCTTTAGAAACTGCAGCTATAGATGATACATTTAATATTCATATAAATACAGCAACTGCTATAGATGTTTTAGAAAACGACATTACCAATGGTGGTTCAATCATTACTTTTGACACAACCAGTACAGAAGGTTTTACAATTTCTACAGACGCTCATTTATTGGTGTATTCTCCAACAGGAGACTTTGAAGGGCAAGATTCTTTTACGTATACTATAGAAGATACAGAAGGTGTACAATCTACTGCCATCGTTTATTTAACTGTAGAGGAAGAAGTTGTACAAACAGGATCTGTAGATGCTATAGATGATGAAATTACAGTTACAGAAAAAGCTGAAAACATTCTTATAGATGTTACAGGTAATGATAATTATGGTGCAAATGGGCCAAACTCGTCTCATCCTTTAACGTTAACCAATGGTAAATTAGTAACAGCTAGTGATAATGGAGGTGATATACGTGTTGAAGATGGTAAAATTAATTACACAACTCCTTCAGATTTTGTAGGTACAGATACATTTGTTTATACAATTACTGATGGAAATGGCTTTGCAGATGCTGCAACTGTAACTATAAATGTTGTAGCAGAAGCATCTTCAAAAAACAGTACAGATACTTCATTAAATGAAGTGGATGATATTGCTGGTTTTAATTCACTATTGAATGAATTTGCAGTATATCCTAATCCATCAAATGGAGCATTTAAAAATATTCTATTTAGTGATATCAACACCAAAGGTCAATTAATGGTGTTAGATATTACAGGTAAAACTATTTTTACATCTAAAATTAGCATTGCTAAAGGTAAAAACGAATTTGATTTTAATTTAAATTTGAGTACTGGAATTAAATTTGTTAGAATTGTGAGTAGTGAAGCAGATTTCGGAATTAAGAAACTAATTATCAAATAA
- a CDS encoding OB-fold nucleic acid binding domain-containing protein yields the protein MQVSKNKIIILFVLAALCIGFGSYTYFKNSSSTNPQAISFTGTAQEFNAKVLQNPLIWTNKTVSLKGRVTFINATTFTLNSQVYCKYDKLNKLIKLNQEVTIKGKVAKYDSLMGELYLEECVVLNSN from the coding sequence ATGCAAGTATCGAAAAATAAAATAATTATTCTTTTTGTATTGGCTGCACTATGTATTGGTTTTGGTAGTTATACATATTTCAAAAATTCATCAAGCACAAATCCTCAAGCTATATCGTTTACTGGAACAGCACAAGAATTTAATGCAAAAGTTCTTCAAAACCCTTTAATTTGGACAAATAAAACTGTTTCCTTAAAAGGTAGAGTTACTTTTATAAATGCAACAACCTTCACTTTAAATAGTCAGGTATACTGTAAATATGATAAACTAAACAAACTTATTAAGTTAAATCAAGAAGTTACCATAAAAGGTAAAGTAGCTAAATATGACAGTTTGATGGGCGAATTGTATTTAGAAGAATGTGTTGTTCTAAACAGTAACTAA
- a CDS encoding M28 family peptidase, translated as MKYSIILIFLSLLVSCKPEINQENRIKEDVAFLASDALEGRQTGTEGEKKAAKYISERFAELNLLEKGTNKYLQPFTFKPKTNPHDEVKFDVNGDGTITGNNVIGFVDNKVENTIIIGAHYDHLGFGGEGSLYRDSIKAIHNGADDNASGIAILLNLAARLKDKNTNNNYLFMAFSGEEMGLLGSNYFVKNPTIDTKKVSYMINMDMVGRMKKDSTLAVYGTGTSPIFKQVLKSHNDNFKLVQQESGVGPSDHTSFYLADMPVLHFFTGQHEDYHKPGDDSEKLNYDGMYLISDYIFNIISDLDDNGKLAFRKTKNESDSTPRFKVGLGVIPDYLFDGVGMRIDGISEDKPAQKAGLQKGDIVVQLGDSTITNMMSYMRALSVFDKGSKTKVVVKRGEEKVEKEINF; from the coding sequence ATGAAATACAGTATAATTCTAATCTTTTTGAGCTTATTAGTTTCTTGTAAACCAGAAATTAATCAAGAAAATCGAATAAAAGAAGATGTTGCTTTTTTAGCTTCTGATGCTTTAGAGGGCAGACAAACAGGAACTGAAGGAGAGAAAAAAGCTGCCAAATATATTTCAGAAAGATTTGCAGAATTAAACTTATTAGAAAAAGGGACTAACAAATACTTACAGCCATTTACATTTAAGCCTAAAACCAATCCTCATGATGAAGTTAAGTTCGATGTAAATGGAGATGGAACTATTACAGGTAATAATGTTATTGGTTTTGTAGACAATAAAGTAGAAAATACTATAATTATTGGAGCACATTATGATCATTTAGGTTTTGGTGGTGAAGGTTCTTTATATAGAGATTCTATTAAAGCCATTCATAATGGTGCTGATGATAATGCATCTGGAATTGCAATCTTGTTAAACTTAGCTGCAAGATTAAAAGATAAAAACACCAATAATAACTATCTATTTATGGCTTTTTCAGGTGAAGAAATGGGTCTTTTAGGTTCTAATTATTTTGTGAAAAACCCAACTATAGATACAAAAAAAGTGTCTTACATGATTAATATGGATATGGTTGGTAGAATGAAAAAAGATTCTACTTTGGCTGTTTATGGTACAGGAACTTCACCAATATTTAAGCAAGTCTTAAAATCTCATAATGACAATTTTAAACTAGTGCAACAAGAATCTGGAGTTGGGCCAAGTGACCATACTAGCTTCTATTTAGCAGATATGCCTGTGCTACATTTTTTTACTGGTCAGCATGAAGATTATCACAAACCAGGAGATGATTCAGAGAAATTAAATTATGATGGAATGTATCTAATTTCTGATTATATTTTTAACATCATTTCTGATTTAGATGATAATGGAAAATTAGCGTTTAGAAAAACTAAAAATGAAAGCGACAGTACTCCTAGATTTAAAGTAGGTTTAGGTGTAATACCAGATTATTTATTTGATGGTGTAGGAATGAGAATTGATGGTATATCAGAAGATAAACCTGCACAAAAGGCAGGCTTGCAAAAAGGAGATATTGTTGTACAATTAGGTGATAGCACAATTACAAACATGATGAGTTATATGCGTGCTCTTTCTGTTTTTGACAAAGGCAGCAAAACAAAAGTTGTTGTTAAAAGAGGAGAAGAAAAAGTAGAAAAAGAAATTAATTTTTAA
- a CDS encoding TolB family protein: MRIISFVVLALMMLSCKNEQKPKVVELEKEVVKDSLIYPEETHFKSIRQVTFGGDNAEAYWSFDDKQLVFQSNYTKWNVGCDQMFLMNADENFKNNMPPMISTGKGRTTCAYFLPDNKHIIYASTHLVDEECPEVPLRKNGKYIWPVYDSFDIFVADLEGNIVKQLTNEKGYDAEPTVSPKGDKIVFTSTRSGDLELYTMNIDGSDVKQITDELGYDGGAFFSPDGTKIIFRSSRPKTEEEIKAYKDLLAEGLVEPTEMELYICNADGSELRQLTDLGNANWSPFFHPSGKKILFSSNFEAERGFPFNLYLIDIDGKNLERVTHGETFDAFPVFSNDGKKLAFSSNRNNGGGRDTNLFIAEWQD; encoded by the coding sequence ATGAGAATTATTTCCTTTGTAGTATTAGCATTAATGATGCTTTCTTGTAAAAATGAACAAAAGCCAAAAGTAGTAGAATTAGAGAAAGAAGTTGTAAAAGACTCCTTAATATATCCTGAAGAAACTCACTTTAAAAGTATAAGACAAGTAACCTTTGGAGGAGATAATGCAGAAGCTTATTGGAGTTTTGACGATAAACAATTAGTGTTTCAATCAAACTACACAAAATGGAATGTAGGTTGTGATCAGATGTTTTTAATGAATGCTGATGAGAATTTTAAAAACAACATGCCACCAATGATTTCTACAGGTAAAGGACGTACAACATGTGCCTATTTTTTACCAGATAACAAACACATTATTTATGCATCTACGCATTTGGTAGACGAAGAATGCCCAGAAGTTCCTTTGCGTAAAAACGGAAAATACATTTGGCCAGTTTACGATAGTTTCGACATTTTTGTGGCAGATTTAGAAGGGAATATTGTAAAGCAATTAACCAATGAAAAAGGGTATGATGCAGAACCAACTGTTTCGCCTAAAGGCGATAAAATTGTGTTTACATCTACCAGAAGTGGAGATTTAGAACTGTATACCATGAATATTGATGGATCTGATGTAAAACAAATTACAGACGAACTAGGTTATGATGGAGGAGCTTTCTTTTCTCCTGATGGAACTAAAATTATTTTTAGGTCTTCTAGACCAAAAACTGAAGAGGAAATTAAAGCGTATAAAGATTTGTTAGCAGAAGGTTTAGTAGAACCTACAGAAATGGAACTGTATATCTGTAATGCAGATGGTTCTGAATTACGTCAATTAACAGATTTAGGAAATGCCAATTGGAGTCCGTTTTTTCATCCTTCAGGAAAAAAGATCTTATTTTCATCAAACTTTGAAGCAGAAAGAGGGTTTCCTTTCAATTTATATTTAATAGATATTGATGGTAAAAACTTAGAAAGAGTAACACATGGAGAAACGTTTGATGCGTTTCCTGTTTTTTCTAATGATGGTAAAAAATTAGCTTTTTCTTCTAATAGAAATAATGGAGGAGGAAGAGATACGAATCTGTTTATTGCAGAATGGCAAGACTAA
- a CDS encoding EF-hand domain-containing protein: MAWTKDKILRNIETLMRSKFTNPKQAFDFYDADKDGFLTKNDFKVLLKEAKVSSIIRGLVAEFMMQSFDQNKDDLVSWVEFQEAIKESGIKE, encoded by the coding sequence ATGGCTTGGACTAAAGATAAAATCCTAAGAAATATAGAAACTTTAATGCGAAGTAAATTTACGAATCCTAAGCAAGCTTTCGATTTTTACGATGCAGATAAAGATGGTTTTCTTACTAAAAACGATTTTAAAGTGCTGCTAAAAGAAGCTAAAGTAAGTAGTATCATTAGAGGTTTAGTAGCAGAATTTATGATGCAAAGTTTTGATCAAAATAAAGACGATTTAGTAAGTTGGGTAGAGTTTCAAGAAGCAATAAAAGAATCTGGCATTAAAGAATAG
- a CDS encoding EF-hand domain-containing protein, producing MGAKENILRDIHKLITTKFATTEEAFIAFDKDKDGALNKDEIKDLLKEAGVNGFIRGMVAGEMLKGYDKTGDETINKEEFTIAISELKRDY from the coding sequence ATGGGCGCAAAAGAGAATATTTTAAGAGACATTCACAAATTAATAACTACAAAGTTTGCAACTACTGAAGAAGCATTTATCGCTTTTGATAAAGATAAGGATGGTGCTTTAAATAAAGATGAAATTAAAGACCTACTAAAAGAAGCAGGTGTAAATGGTTTTATTAGAGGTATGGTTGCAGGTGAAATGCTAAAAGGTTATGATAAAACAGGTGATGAAACTATAAATAAAGAAGAGTTTACCATTGCCATTTCTGAATTAAAAAGAGACTATTAA
- the lepA gene encoding translation elongation factor 4, with the protein MKNIRNFCIIAHIDHGKSTLADRLLDYTGSVTEREKQNQLLDNMDLERERGITIKSHAIQMDFVHNGEPYILNLIDTPGHVDFSYEVSRSIAACEGALLIVDAAQSIQAQTISNLYLALENDLEIIPILNKVDLPSANPEEVTDDIVDLLGCDPEEVIHASGKTGYGVDNILEAIIDRIPAPKGKPDAPLQALIFDSVYNSYRGIETYFRVINGEIKKGQEIKFMATGKNYFADEVGTLKLEQVVKKTVKTGDVGYLITGIKTAKEVKVGDTITDAHNPTTEIIDGFEDVKPMVFAGIYPVDTEDYEELRYSMEKLQLNDASLVFQPESSAALGFGFRCGFLGMLHMEIIQERLEREFNMTVITTVPNVSYHAFTNKEPDEILIVNNPSDLPEPSKLNRVEEPFIKASIVTKSDFVGQVMSLCIEKRGQIVNQTYLTTQRVELIFEMPLAEIVFDFYDRLKTVSKGYASFDYHPIGMKESKLVRVDILLNGDTVDALSALLHADNAYTIGKKIVEKLKTLIPRQQFDIPIQAAIGAKIIARETTKALRKDVTAKCYGGDISRKRKLLEKQKKGKKRMRQVGNVEIPQEAFMAVLKLND; encoded by the coding sequence ATGAAGAATATTAGAAACTTTTGTATAATTGCTCACATAGATCATGGTAAAAGTACTTTAGCAGATCGATTGTTAGATTATACTGGCTCTGTAACTGAACGTGAAAAACAAAATCAGTTATTAGATAATATGGATTTGGAGCGTGAACGTGGAATTACCATAAAATCGCATGCTATTCAGATGGATTTTGTTCATAATGGAGAACCATATATTCTAAATTTAATTGATACTCCAGGTCATGTAGATTTTTCTTACGAAGTTTCTAGATCTATTGCAGCTTGTGAAGGTGCTTTGTTAATTGTAGATGCAGCACAAAGTATACAAGCTCAAACAATATCTAACTTATACTTGGCTTTAGAGAATGATTTAGAGATTATTCCTATTCTAAACAAAGTAGATTTACCATCTGCCAACCCAGAAGAGGTTACAGATGATATTGTAGATTTGTTAGGTTGTGATCCAGAAGAAGTGATACACGCAAGTGGTAAAACTGGTTATGGTGTAGACAATATTTTAGAAGCAATTATCGATAGAATTCCTGCACCAAAAGGTAAACCAGATGCACCTTTACAAGCCCTAATTTTTGATTCGGTTTACAATTCTTATAGAGGAATTGAAACTTACTTTAGAGTAATTAATGGTGAGATAAAAAAGGGTCAAGAAATAAAGTTCATGGCTACAGGAAAAAATTATTTTGCTGATGAAGTTGGAACTTTAAAACTAGAACAAGTAGTTAAGAAAACTGTAAAAACAGGAGATGTAGGGTATTTAATTACAGGTATTAAAACTGCGAAAGAAGTAAAAGTAGGAGACACTATTACAGACGCACACAACCCAACAACAGAAATTATTGATGGTTTTGAAGATGTAAAGCCAATGGTTTTTGCAGGTATTTATCCTGTAGATACAGAAGACTATGAAGAATTGCGTTATTCTATGGAAAAACTGCAATTAAATGATGCTTCTTTGGTGTTTCAACCAGAAAGTTCTGCAGCCTTAGGTTTTGGTTTTAGATGTGGATTTTTGGGTATGTTACACATGGAAATTATTCAAGAACGTTTAGAACGTGAGTTTAACATGACAGTGATAACAACTGTGCCAAACGTATCATATCATGCATTTACCAATAAAGAACCAGATGAAATCTTAATTGTAAATAATCCATCAGATTTACCTGAGCCTTCTAAATTAAATAGAGTAGAAGAGCCTTTTATTAAAGCCTCAATTGTAACCAAATCAGATTTTGTAGGTCAAGTAATGTCACTTTGTATAGAAAAAAGAGGGCAAATTGTAAATCAGACCTATTTAACAACACAAAGAGTAGAGCTTATTTTCGAAATGCCTTTGGCAGAAATTGTATTCGATTTTTATGATCGTTTAAAAACAGTTTCTAAGGGTTATGCTTCTTTCGATTATCATCCAATAGGAATGAAAGAATCGAAATTAGTAAGAGTAGATATTTTATTAAATGGAGACACTGTAGATGCACTTTCTGCTTTATTACATGCAGATAATGCCTATACAATTGGTAAAAAAATAGTAGAGAAATTAAAAACTTTAATTCCAAGACAACAATTTGATATTCCTATCCAAGCTGCAATTGGGGCCAAAATTATTGCCAGAGAAACCACCAAAGCTTTGCGTAAAGATGTAACTGCAAAATGTTATGGAGGAGATATTTCTAGAAAGCGTAAGTTATTAGAAAAGCAGAAAAAAGGTAAGAAAAGAATGCGTCAAGTAGGTAATGTAGAAATTCCACAAGAAGCATTTATGGCTGTTTTAAAGTTAAACGACTAG
- a CDS encoding LytR/AlgR family response regulator transcription factor — protein sequence MKILILEDEIPAYQKLTKCLDAFFDVKISQDWARSIVDGKTLLAENSYDFILSDIQLLDGLSFDLFNAVKIETPIIFCSAHDDYLFQAFNTNGIAYILKPYSQNDFDKAIQKYQALFKKGDYNTLNSSTIDALKSALQEENTTYKKRFVIKKAKGIQLLNAIDISLITASGDFCLVNDAEGKRHTISQNLGTIHQQLNPKKFFKINRSEIVNIDFIENIESHFKNRLLISIKNHKEKVMTSSSTTSDFRKWLEN from the coding sequence ATGAAGATTTTAATTCTAGAAGACGAAATACCTGCATATCAAAAATTAACCAAGTGTTTAGATGCTTTTTTTGATGTAAAAATATCTCAGGATTGGGCACGTTCTATAGTTGATGGCAAAACACTTTTAGCAGAAAATTCGTACGATTTTATTTTATCTGACATTCAATTATTAGATGGTTTGTCTTTTGATTTATTTAATGCCGTTAAAATTGAAACTCCCATTATTTTCTGTTCTGCACATGATGATTATCTCTTTCAGGCATTTAACACCAATGGAATTGCGTACATTCTAAAACCATATTCGCAAAATGATTTTGATAAAGCCATTCAAAAATACCAAGCATTATTTAAAAAAGGAGATTACAACACACTTAACAGTAGCACAATAGATGCCTTAAAATCTGCCTTACAAGAAGAAAACACAACTTATAAAAAACGATTTGTAATTAAAAAAGCAAAAGGCATTCAACTATTGAATGCTATAGATATTAGTTTAATTACTGCTTCTGGAGACTTTTGTTTGGTAAATGATGCTGAAGGTAAAAGACATACTATTTCACAAAATTTAGGAACTATTCATCAACAATTGAATCCTAAAAAGTTTTTTAAGATTAATAGAAGCGAAATTGTAAACATCGATTTTATAGAAAATATAGAGAGTCATTTTAAAAATCGATTATTAATTTCTATTAAAAATCACAAAGAAAAAGTGATGACAAGTTCTTCTACAACATCCGACTTTAGAAAGTGGTTAGAGAATTAG
- a CDS encoding sensor histidine kinase codes for MNTKLNKSDWVILFIVFGTTMVLGCLDYYREGNKLIEYIVDFPSSTLLAILVILLFIQKIVPVYLVAKKNYILFFFTSIILLTVVGTLDNIIGRYTAGGSISTIKNVASYLNDGLYNAVDMIALPLGILLIKKFYEGQQDLLEAQKQQKENELKLLRSQIDPHFLFNNLNTLDSLIDTNPNKAKEYINRLSLIYRYLIKTKDAEVMELASELEFAKNYIFLIDTRFAKDYQFKIEENISLTDKFIPTSALQTLLENVVKHNKSDGKNAIETTIQINEGWLIVTNTKSKNSLKADSLGTGLKNLKARYKILSDEKMQVHNMDNKFEVFIPIITLSE; via the coding sequence ATGAACACTAAGCTAAACAAATCAGACTGGGTAATTCTTTTCATCGTCTTTGGAACAACCATGGTTTTAGGTTGTCTCGATTATTACAGAGAAGGAAATAAACTAATAGAATATATTGTAGATTTTCCATCAAGTACTTTACTTGCCATTCTTGTAATATTACTATTCATTCAAAAGATTGTGCCAGTTTATTTAGTAGCGAAGAAAAATTATATTTTGTTCTTTTTTACAAGCATAATTTTATTAACTGTTGTTGGTACTTTAGACAATATAATAGGTAGATATACTGCTGGTGGATCTATTAGCACCATTAAAAACGTAGCTTCTTATTTAAATGATGGTTTATATAATGCTGTAGATATGATTGCTTTGCCATTAGGTATTTTACTAATTAAAAAATTCTACGAAGGCCAGCAAGATTTATTAGAAGCACAAAAACAACAAAAAGAGAACGAATTAAAATTGTTACGTTCACAAATAGATCCTCACTTTTTATTTAACAATCTAAACACTTTAGATTCTTTAATAGACACCAACCCAAATAAAGCTAAAGAGTATATAAATAGACTTTCTTTAATTTACAGATATTTGATAAAAACAAAAGATGCAGAAGTTATGGAGCTTGCATCTGAATTAGAATTTGCTAAAAACTATATTTTTTTAATTGATACTAGATTTGCCAAGGACTACCAATTTAAAATTGAAGAAAACATTTCTTTAACCGATAAATTTATACCCACAAGCGCCCTGCAAACTTTACTAGAAAATGTAGTAAAACACAATAAATCTGATGGTAAAAATGCCATTGAAACTACTATTCAAATAAATGAAGGTTGGTTAATTGTAACCAATACAAAATCTAAAAACAGTTTAAAAGCAGATTCTTTAGGAACAGGACTAAAAAACCTAAAAGCACGTTATAAAATACTTTCAGATGAAAAAATGCAAGTTCATAATATGGATAATAAGTTCGAAGTTTTTATACCAATTATTACTTTAAGCGAATAA